A genomic stretch from Mycobacterium cookii includes:
- a CDS encoding ABC transporter ATP-binding protein, producing MRHDGRVADQTSEAVDPDLLIDFTDVSLRRDGHTLVGPVTWSVELDERWVIIGANGAGKTSLLRIAAAAEHPSSGVAYVLGERLGRVDMSELRSRVGLSSSALAQRIPGNEVVRDLVVSAGYAVLGRWRERYEDVDYHRAVDMLESLGAEHLADRTYETLSEGERKRILIARALMTDPELLLLDEPAAGLDLGGREELVSRLADLAADPDAPALVLVTHHVEEIPPGFSHCMLLAEGEVVAAGLLSDVLTSDNLSATFGQSIVVDVMDGRYFARRTRTRAAHRRR from the coding sequence GTGCGGCACGATGGTCGAGTGGCCGATCAGACAAGCGAGGCAGTCGACCCCGACCTGCTGATCGACTTCACCGACGTGTCGTTGCGGCGCGACGGGCACACCCTGGTCGGGCCGGTGACCTGGTCGGTCGAGCTCGACGAGCGTTGGGTCATCATCGGGGCCAACGGCGCGGGCAAGACGTCGTTGCTGCGCATCGCCGCGGCCGCCGAGCACCCCTCGTCCGGGGTCGCCTACGTGTTGGGGGAGCGTCTCGGCCGGGTCGACATGTCCGAGCTGCGCTCCCGGGTGGGGTTGAGTTCCTCGGCGCTGGCGCAACGGATTCCCGGCAACGAGGTGGTGCGCGACCTGGTCGTCTCGGCCGGTTATGCGGTGCTGGGTCGCTGGCGGGAGCGCTACGAGGACGTCGATTACCACCGCGCGGTCGACATGCTGGAAAGTCTCGGGGCCGAGCACCTCGCGGACCGCACCTACGAAACCCTGTCCGAGGGCGAGCGCAAGCGAATCCTGATCGCCCGCGCATTGATGACCGACCCCGAGTTGCTGCTGCTCGACGAGCCGGCCGCCGGTCTGGACCTGGGTGGGCGCGAGGAGCTGGTGTCGCGGCTGGCCGACCTGGCCGCCGATCCCGATGCGCCCGCGCTGGTCCTGGTCACCCACCACGTCGAGGAGATCCCGCCGGGGTTCAGCCACTGCATGCTGTTGGCCGAGGGAGAGGTCGTCGCGGCGGGTTTGTTGTCCGATGTCCTCACCTCGGACAACCTGTCCGCGACGTTCGGCCAGTCGATCGTCGTGGACGTGATGGACGGGCGGTACTTCGCCCGGCGTACCCGCACCCGCGCGGCCCACCGGAGGCGCTGA
- a CDS encoding DUF3349 domain-containing protein, whose product MIQWLQVGYPDGVPGPDRVALLALLRSTPLSEDEITEVVDAIDEERDHEPIDRDVIADFISDMTHYDAGPENISRVAARLAAAGWPLTGITLGDAETTASHSSNG is encoded by the coding sequence GTGATCCAGTGGCTGCAGGTCGGCTACCCCGACGGCGTTCCCGGGCCCGACCGGGTCGCGCTGCTGGCGCTGCTGCGCAGCACACCGCTCAGCGAGGACGAGATCACCGAGGTCGTCGACGCGATCGACGAGGAACGCGACCACGAGCCGATCGACCGCGACGTGATCGCCGATTTCATCTCCGACATGACGCACTACGACGCCGGTCCGGAGAACATCTCGCGGGTCGCCGCCAGGCTGGCGGCAGCTGGGTGGCCGTTGACGGGTATCACCCTTGGTGACGCCGAAACGACGGCGTCTCACTCGTCAAATGGTTGA
- a CDS encoding iron-siderophore ABC transporter substrate-binding protein — MLRGTRPAITAVAAAALATALCSGCTSGSPPHGTAASVITSTTQIAGAGVLGNQRRPDESCAPEPAAPDAGPHVAHNAAGVQPDTVQVPDDPQRIVVLSGDQLDALCALGLQSRIVGAALPDGSPDQPSYLGTIVHKLPGVGTRRSPDLAAIKAAKPDLILGSQALTPTLYSALAGIAPTVFTGAPGAAWQDNLRGVGEATARGDAVGGLVDGFTAKAHDDGATHDAAHYQASIVQFTENSVRVYGSDNFPASVLATVGVDRPAAQRFTDKPYIAVASSDADLAHADFSAADADLVYVSFDSAAAKDRASSLFDSDPWRRLSAVRDNRVFVVNNEIWQTGCGLIAARGIIDDLRWINAPIN, encoded by the coding sequence CTGCTCAGGGGTACGCGACCCGCGATCACCGCCGTCGCAGCGGCAGCGCTCGCGACCGCCCTGTGCAGCGGTTGCACCTCGGGATCACCCCCGCACGGTACCGCAGCGTCGGTGATCACCAGCACCACTCAGATCGCCGGCGCGGGCGTCCTGGGCAACCAGCGTCGGCCCGATGAGTCGTGTGCGCCCGAACCGGCCGCGCCGGACGCCGGACCCCACGTCGCCCACAATGCGGCGGGCGTCCAGCCGGACACCGTGCAGGTGCCCGACGATCCCCAGCGCATCGTCGTGCTGTCCGGTGACCAGCTCGACGCGCTGTGCGCGCTGGGCCTGCAGTCGCGCATCGTCGGGGCCGCACTGCCGGACGGTTCTCCCGATCAGCCGTCGTACCTGGGCACGATCGTGCACAAGCTGCCTGGTGTGGGCACCCGCCGCAGCCCGGACCTGGCTGCGATCAAAGCGGCCAAACCCGACCTGATCCTCGGCTCGCAGGCCCTCACGCCGACGTTGTATTCGGCGCTGGCCGGGATCGCGCCGACGGTATTCACCGGGGCGCCCGGCGCGGCCTGGCAGGACAACCTGCGCGGCGTGGGCGAGGCGACGGCGCGCGGCGACGCGGTGGGCGGCCTGGTGGACGGTTTCACCGCCAAAGCCCACGACGACGGCGCTACGCACGACGCCGCCCACTACCAGGCTTCCATCGTGCAGTTCACCGAGAACTCGGTGCGGGTGTACGGGTCGGACAACTTCCCGGCCAGCGTGTTGGCCACGGTCGGCGTGGATCGCCCTGCGGCGCAACGGTTTACCGACAAGCCCTACATCGCGGTGGCCAGTTCCGATGCCGACCTGGCGCACGCCGACTTCTCCGCGGCCGATGCCGATCTGGTGTATGTGTCGTTCGATTCGGCGGCGGCCAAGGATCGCGCCTCGTCGCTGTTCGACAGCGATCCGTGGCGCCGGTTGTCGGCCGTCCGCGACAACCGGGTCTTCGTGGTCAACAACGAGATATGGCAGACCGGCTGCGGCCTGATCGCCGCGCGCGGCATCATCGACGACCTGCGCTGGATCAACGCGCCCATCAATTGA
- the nrdF gene encoding class 1b ribonucleoside-diphosphate reductase subunit beta → MTENVKLIDRVSAINWNRVQDEKDAEVWERVTGNFWLPEKVPVSNDLPSWGTLTEVEKQLTMRVFTGLTLLDTIQSTVGAISMIPDALTPHEEAVLTNFAFMESVHAKSYSSIFSTLCSTAQIDDAFRWSEENVNLQRKAQILVDYYRGDEPLKRKVTSTLLESFLFYSGFYLPMYWSSRAKLTNTADLIRLIIRDEAVHGYYIGYKFQRGLALATEAERADIKDYTYELLFELYDNEVEYTQDLYDEVGLTEDVKKFMRYNANKALMNLGYEALFPRDETDVNPAILSALSPNADENHDFFSGSGSSYVIGKAVNTEDEDWDF, encoded by the coding sequence GTGACCGAAAACGTGAAGCTGATCGACCGCGTCTCCGCGATCAACTGGAACCGTGTGCAAGACGAGAAGGACGCCGAGGTCTGGGAGCGGGTGACCGGAAATTTCTGGCTGCCCGAGAAGGTGCCGGTGTCCAATGACCTGCCATCCTGGGGAACGCTGACCGAAGTCGAGAAGCAGCTCACAATGCGGGTGTTCACCGGGCTGACGCTGCTGGACACCATCCAGAGCACGGTCGGCGCGATCAGCATGATTCCCGACGCGCTGACCCCACATGAGGAAGCGGTCCTGACCAATTTCGCGTTCATGGAATCCGTGCACGCCAAGAGCTACAGCTCGATCTTCTCCACGCTGTGCTCGACCGCCCAGATCGACGACGCATTCCGCTGGTCGGAGGAGAACGTCAACCTGCAGCGCAAAGCGCAGATACTGGTCGACTACTACCGGGGCGACGAACCGCTCAAGCGCAAGGTGACCTCCACGCTGCTGGAAAGTTTCTTGTTCTACTCCGGCTTCTACCTGCCGATGTACTGGTCGAGTCGGGCCAAGCTGACCAACACCGCCGACCTGATCCGGCTGATCATCCGCGACGAGGCGGTGCACGGCTACTACATCGGCTACAAATTCCAGCGCGGGCTGGCGCTGGCCACCGAGGCCGAGCGCGCCGACATCAAGGACTACACCTACGAGCTGCTGTTCGAGCTCTACGACAACGAGGTGGAGTACACCCAGGACCTTTACGACGAAGTCGGGCTGACCGAGGACGTCAAGAAGTTCATGCGCTACAACGCCAACAAGGCGTTGATGAACCTCGGGTACGAGGCGTTGTTCCCGCGCGACGAGACCGATGTCAACCCGGCGATCCTGTCCGCGTTGTCGCCCAACGCCGACGAGAACCACGACTTCTTCTCCGGCTCGGGGTCGTCGTACGTGATCGGCAAGGCCGTCAACACCGAAGACGAGGACTGGGACTTCTAG
- a CDS encoding NUDIX hydrolase — protein MTDEPLVPLPVRPAATVMLVREDAQGAEGLEVFLMRRHAGMEFAAGTVVFPGGGVDDRDRNADIAWAGPPPSWWAERFGTDVELAEALVCAAARETFEECGVLFAGPADDPNGIVSDASVYRESRLALADRTLSFADFLRRENLVLRADLLRPWANWVTPEAERTRRYDTYFFVGALPEGQRADGDNTESDRAQWATPQAAVAEFEAGRCFLLPPTWTQLDSLNGRTVADVLAVERQIVTVQPNLEIDGDNWIFEFFDSDRYHRARKAGGLGWRH, from the coding sequence ATGACTGACGAACCGCTTGTCCCGTTGCCGGTGCGGCCGGCCGCGACCGTGATGCTGGTGCGCGAGGACGCACAGGGTGCGGAAGGTCTAGAGGTGTTCTTGATGCGACGGCATGCCGGGATGGAATTCGCCGCCGGCACAGTGGTATTCCCCGGTGGCGGCGTCGACGACCGCGACCGCAACGCCGACATCGCCTGGGCCGGGCCGCCGCCGTCATGGTGGGCGGAGCGGTTCGGCACCGACGTCGAGCTGGCCGAGGCGCTGGTATGCGCTGCCGCTCGCGAGACATTCGAAGAATGTGGTGTGCTGTTCGCCGGCCCGGCCGACGACCCGAACGGCATTGTCAGTGACGCGTCGGTCTACCGCGAATCGCGACTGGCGCTGGCCGACCGGACGCTGTCGTTCGCCGACTTCCTGCGTCGGGAAAACCTGGTCCTGCGGGCCGATCTGCTACGGCCATGGGCGAATTGGGTGACGCCCGAAGCCGAGCGCACCCGCCGCTACGACACCTACTTCTTCGTCGGAGCGCTGCCGGAGGGCCAGCGTGCCGACGGGGACAACACCGAATCCGACCGGGCGCAGTGGGCGACGCCGCAGGCGGCCGTCGCGGAGTTCGAGGCCGGGCGTTGCTTCCTGCTGCCGCCGACCTGGACGCAGCTCGACTCGTTGAACGGCCGCACGGTTGCCGACGTGCTGGCCGTCGAGCGTCAGATCGTGACCGTGCAGCCGAATCTCGAAATCGACGGCGACAACTGGATTTTCGAGTTCTTCGACTCTGACCGCTATCACCGCGCCCGCAAAGCCGGCGGACTCGGGTGGCGGCATTGA
- a CDS encoding enoyl-CoA hydratase gives MAALTEFVSVHLSADRPGIGTLVLSRPPTNALTRQVYREIAHAAAEVGGRDDIATVILFGGHEIFSAGDDMAQLRTLAAPEAESWLAVHREAVDAVAAIPKPTVAAITGYALGAGLGLALAADWRVSGDNVRYGATEILAGLVADGDGIARLARTVGTSRAKELLYSGRFFDAKEALALGLINEMVAPDDVYDAAAAWAGRFVDGPRDALAAAKAGVDAAFELPAADTT, from the coding sequence GTGGCGGCATTGACCGAGTTCGTCAGCGTCCACCTCAGCGCAGACCGGCCCGGCATCGGCACGCTGGTGCTGTCGCGGCCGCCGACCAACGCGCTGACCCGCCAGGTCTACCGGGAAATCGCGCACGCCGCCGCCGAGGTCGGCGGCCGCGACGACATCGCGACCGTGATTCTGTTCGGCGGCCACGAGATTTTCTCCGCCGGCGACGACATGGCACAACTGCGCACGCTGGCCGCGCCGGAAGCCGAGAGTTGGCTGGCCGTGCACCGGGAGGCCGTCGACGCCGTCGCGGCCATCCCCAAGCCCACCGTCGCGGCAATCACCGGATACGCGCTGGGCGCCGGCCTGGGTTTGGCGCTGGCCGCCGACTGGCGGGTGAGCGGCGACAACGTGCGGTACGGCGCGACGGAGATTTTGGCCGGCTTGGTCGCCGACGGCGACGGCATTGCGCGACTGGCCCGCACGGTCGGGACCAGCAGGGCCAAGGAGTTGCTGTACAGCGGTCGATTCTTCGACGCCAAAGAGGCGCTGGCCTTGGGGCTGATCAACGAGATGGTGGCGCCGGACGACGTATACGACGCCGCGGCGGCCTGGGCGGGCCGCTTCGTCGACGGACCCCGTGACGCGCTGGCCGCCGCGAAGGCCGGCGTCGATGCCGCCTTCGAACTACCGGCCGCCGATACAACTTAG
- the serB gene encoding phosphoserine phosphatase SerB, with protein sequence MPHKVSALITVTGHDKPGVTSALFGVLSGYKVELLNVEQVVIRGRLTLGVLVSAPAEVAGGKAFHDDVEAAIHGVGLDVTIERSDDLPIIREPSTHTIMVLGLPITAEAFGAVAREVAALGVNIDLIRGVSDYPVTGLELRVSVPPGVGGQLQEVLTQVAADAGVDVALEDYSIARRAKRLIVFDVDSTLIQQEVIEMLAARAGAEEAVAAITEAAMRGELDFAESLHQRVGTLAGLPAEVLDEVAEDVTLTPGARTTLRTLRRLGYHVGVVSGGFRQVIEPLAHELMLDFVAANELEVVDGKLTGRVVGAVVDRAGKAKALRDFAHQVGVPMAQTVAVGDGANDIDMLSAAGLGIAFNAKPALREVADASLSHPYLDTVLFLLGVTRGEIEAADALDGVVRRVDIEPD encoded by the coding sequence ATGCCCCACAAGGTGTCGGCGTTGATCACCGTCACCGGTCACGACAAGCCAGGCGTGACATCGGCGCTCTTCGGGGTCCTCTCCGGCTACAAGGTCGAGTTGCTCAACGTCGAGCAGGTGGTGATCCGTGGTCGGCTGACGTTGGGTGTGCTGGTGTCGGCGCCCGCGGAAGTGGCTGGCGGCAAGGCATTTCACGACGACGTCGAGGCGGCGATCCACGGCGTCGGCCTCGACGTCACCATCGAACGCAGCGACGATCTGCCGATCATCCGTGAACCGTCGACACACACCATCATGGTGCTCGGCCTGCCGATCACGGCCGAGGCGTTCGGCGCCGTTGCCCGCGAGGTGGCCGCCCTCGGCGTCAACATCGACCTCATCCGCGGCGTCTCGGACTACCCCGTCACCGGACTGGAGTTGCGGGTCTCGGTGCCACCCGGAGTGGGCGGGCAGCTGCAGGAGGTGTTGACCCAGGTGGCCGCCGACGCGGGTGTCGACGTGGCGTTGGAGGACTACAGCATCGCGCGACGGGCCAAGCGGCTCATCGTGTTCGACGTCGACTCGACGCTGATCCAGCAGGAAGTCATCGAGATGCTCGCCGCCCGGGCCGGCGCCGAGGAGGCTGTCGCCGCGATCACCGAGGCCGCGATGCGCGGCGAGCTGGACTTCGCCGAATCGCTGCATCAGCGGGTCGGGACTCTGGCCGGACTGCCCGCCGAGGTGCTCGACGAGGTCGCCGAAGACGTGACGCTGACCCCCGGCGCGCGGACCACGCTGCGCACGCTGCGGCGGCTGGGCTATCACGTCGGTGTCGTCTCCGGCGGTTTCCGGCAGGTCATCGAACCGTTGGCGCATGAGCTGATGCTGGATTTCGTCGCCGCCAACGAGTTGGAGGTCGTCGACGGCAAGCTCACCGGCCGGGTCGTCGGGGCGGTCGTCGATCGCGCGGGTAAAGCCAAGGCGCTGAGGGACTTTGCGCATCAGGTCGGGGTGCCGATGGCGCAGACGGTCGCCGTCGGCGACGGCGCCAACGACATCGACATGCTGTCCGCGGCGGGCCTGGGTATCGCGTTCAACGCCAAACCCGCGCTGCGCGAAGTCGCCGACGCGTCGCTGAGCCACCCCTACCTGGACACCGTGCTGTTCCTGCTCGGCGTGACGCGCGGCGAGATCGAGGCTGCCGACGCGCTCGACGGCGTGGTGAGGCGCGTCGACATCGAGCCTGACTAA
- a CDS encoding SRPBCC family protein produces MITEDSIEIEAPAELVWQVFSDVEHWPDWTASVTSLVARDGAGLAVGKRFAIKQPGMSKLVWKVTEIDPGKSWTWVQRSPGVQVIARHWVIPQPGGRTLVRQQLDQGGLLGALVGRLMANKTKRFLEQEAHGLKARSEQLGRASGSHA; encoded by the coding sequence ATGATTACCGAGGACAGCATCGAGATCGAGGCGCCGGCGGAGTTGGTGTGGCAGGTGTTCAGCGACGTCGAGCACTGGCCCGACTGGACCGCATCGGTGACCTCGCTGGTCGCACGGGACGGCGCCGGACTGGCAGTCGGAAAGCGGTTCGCCATCAAGCAACCCGGGATGTCCAAGCTCGTCTGGAAGGTCACCGAGATCGACCCGGGCAAGTCGTGGACATGGGTGCAGCGTTCGCCCGGCGTGCAGGTGATCGCCCGCCACTGGGTCATCCCCCAGCCCGGCGGCCGCACCCTGGTACGTCAGCAACTCGACCAGGGTGGCCTGCTCGGCGCCCTCGTCGGTCGGCTGATGGCCAACAAGACCAAGCGTTTCCTCGAGCAAGAAGCCCACGGACTCAAGGCCCGGTCCGAGCAACTCGGCCGCGCCAGTGGCTCGCACGCCTGA
- the ctaD gene encoding aa3-type cytochrome oxidase subunit I, producing MTAEAPPLGELEASRPYPARTGPKGNLIYRLITTTDHKLIGIMYCVTCFVFFFIGGLLALLMRAELAAPGLQFLSNEQYNQLFTMHGTIMLLFYATPIVFGFANLVLPLQIGAPDVAFPRLNAFSFWLFLFGAMIGMAGFITPGGAADFGWTAYTPLTDAIHSPGAGGDLWIVGLIVAGLGTILGAVNMITTVVCMRAPGMTMFRMPIFTWNILVTSILVLLAFPLLTAALFGLAADRHLGAHIYDSANGGVLLWQHVFWFFGHPEVYIVALPFFGIVSEIFPVFSRKPIFGYTTLVYATLSIAALSVAVWAHHMFATGAVLLPFFSFMTYLIAVPTGIKFFNWVGTMWKGQLTFETPMLFSLGFMVTFLLGGLTGVLLASPPLDFHVTDSYFVVAHFHYVLFGTIVFATFAGTYFWFPKMTGRLLDERLGKLHFWLTFIGFHTTFLIQHWLGDIGMPRRYADYLPTDGFQPYNVVSTIGAFILGVSMLPFVWNVFKSWRYGEVVTVDDPWGYGNSLEWATSCPPPRHNFTELPRIRSERPAFELHYPHMVERIRAEAHVGRAHGPTDGDVTRADDVNVRS from the coding sequence TTGACTGCCGAAGCGCCCCCGCTGGGAGAACTTGAAGCCAGTCGGCCGTATCCGGCGCGGACCGGGCCGAAGGGCAACCTGATCTACCGGTTGATCACCACCACCGATCACAAGCTGATCGGCATCATGTATTGCGTCACCTGCTTCGTCTTCTTCTTCATCGGCGGCCTGTTGGCCCTGCTGATGCGAGCCGAGCTGGCCGCGCCCGGGCTGCAGTTCCTGTCCAACGAGCAGTACAACCAGCTGTTCACCATGCACGGCACGATCATGCTGCTGTTTTATGCGACGCCGATCGTGTTCGGGTTCGCCAACCTGGTGCTGCCGCTGCAGATCGGTGCACCCGACGTGGCGTTCCCGCGTCTCAATGCCTTCTCGTTCTGGCTGTTCCTGTTCGGCGCGATGATCGGTATGGCCGGATTCATCACGCCGGGTGGTGCCGCCGACTTCGGCTGGACCGCCTACACGCCGCTGACCGACGCCATCCACTCACCCGGCGCGGGCGGCGACTTGTGGATCGTGGGCCTGATCGTCGCCGGTCTGGGCACCATCCTGGGCGCTGTGAACATGATCACCACGGTGGTCTGTATGCGTGCCCCGGGCATGACGATGTTCCGGATGCCGATCTTCACCTGGAACATTCTGGTGACGTCGATCCTGGTATTGCTGGCCTTCCCGCTGCTGACCGCGGCGTTGTTCGGGCTGGCCGCCGACCGGCACCTCGGAGCGCACATCTATGACTCGGCCAACGGCGGAGTTCTGCTGTGGCAGCACGTGTTCTGGTTCTTCGGCCACCCCGAGGTCTACATCGTGGCGCTGCCGTTCTTCGGCATCGTCAGTGAGATCTTCCCGGTGTTCTCCCGCAAGCCGATCTTCGGTTACACCACGCTGGTGTACGCCACGCTGTCGATCGCGGCGCTGTCGGTCGCGGTGTGGGCGCACCACATGTTCGCCACCGGCGCGGTGCTGCTGCCGTTCTTCTCGTTCATGACCTATCTGATCGCGGTGCCGACCGGAATCAAGTTCTTCAACTGGGTGGGCACGATGTGGAAGGGGCAGTTGACCTTCGAGACGCCGATGCTGTTCTCCCTCGGCTTCATGGTCACCTTCCTGTTGGGTGGCCTGACCGGTGTGCTGCTGGCCAGCCCGCCGCTGGACTTCCACGTCACCGACAGCTATTTCGTGGTCGCGCACTTCCACTACGTGCTGTTCGGCACGATCGTGTTCGCCACCTTTGCCGGCACCTACTTCTGGTTCCCGAAGATGACCGGCCGCCTGCTCGACGAGCGGCTGGGCAAGCTGCACTTCTGGCTGACGTTCATCGGGTTCCACACCACGTTCCTGATCCAGCATTGGCTGGGCGACATCGGTATGCCGCGCCGCTACGCGGACTATCTGCCCACCGACGGATTCCAGCCGTACAACGTCGTCTCGACGATCGGCGCGTTCATCCTCGGCGTCTCGATGCTGCCGTTCGTGTGGAACGTGTTCAAGAGCTGGCGCTACGGCGAAGTGGTCACCGTCGACGACCCGTGGGGCTATGGCAACTCGCTGGAGTGGGCCACCAGCTGCCCGCCGCCGCGGCACAACTTCACCGAGCTGCCGCGCATCCGCTCCGAGCGCCCCGCATTCGAGTTGCACTACCCGCACATGGTGGAGCGGATACGCGCCGAGGCGCATGTAGGCCGGGCGCACGGCCCCACGGACGGAGACGTCACCCGGGCCGACGACGTCAACGTCCGTTCGTGA
- a CDS encoding NAD(P)-dependent alcohol dehydrogenase translates to MSTVSAYAASDKTGHLTKTTIERREPGPHDVAIDIKFVGICHSDIHTVKAEWGTPNYPLVPGHEIAGVVTAVGAEVSKHKVGDHVGVGCMVNSCGHCSSCTAGLEQYCKNGATFTYNATDKDGTITQGGYSQAVVVDENFVVQIPDSLPLDKAAPLLCAGITLFSPLRHWQAGADTRLAIIGLGGLGHMGVKLGAAMGADVTVLSQSLKKMEDGLRLGAKHYYATADRDTFKKLRSSFDLILNTVSANLNLGAYLNLLDVDGTLVELGIPEHPMEVPAFPLALARRSLSGSNIGGIAETQEMLNFCAEHDVTPEIEVIAADYVNEAYERVLASDVRYRFVIDTSTI, encoded by the coding sequence ATGAGCACTGTCTCCGCTTACGCCGCCTCCGACAAGACGGGGCACCTGACCAAGACCACCATCGAGCGCCGCGAACCCGGCCCACACGATGTCGCCATCGACATCAAATTCGTCGGGATCTGCCACTCCGACATCCATACCGTGAAAGCGGAGTGGGGTACGCCCAACTACCCCTTGGTGCCGGGACACGAAATCGCCGGCGTGGTGACCGCCGTCGGCGCGGAAGTCAGCAAGCACAAGGTCGGCGACCACGTCGGCGTGGGCTGCATGGTGAACTCCTGCGGCCACTGCAGCAGCTGTACGGCCGGACTCGAGCAGTACTGCAAGAACGGCGCGACGTTCACTTACAACGCCACCGATAAGGACGGCACTATCACGCAGGGCGGCTACAGCCAGGCGGTCGTGGTCGACGAGAACTTCGTCGTGCAGATCCCCGACTCGCTGCCGCTGGACAAAGCGGCGCCGCTGCTGTGCGCGGGGATCACGCTGTTCTCGCCGCTGCGGCACTGGCAGGCCGGCGCCGACACCCGGCTGGCGATCATCGGCCTGGGCGGCCTCGGGCACATGGGCGTCAAGCTCGGTGCAGCGATGGGCGCCGACGTGACGGTGCTGTCGCAATCGCTGAAGAAGATGGAAGACGGTCTGCGACTGGGCGCCAAGCACTACTACGCGACCGCCGACCGCGACACCTTCAAGAAGCTGCGCAGCAGCTTCGACCTGATCCTGAACACCGTGTCGGCGAACCTGAATCTCGGTGCCTACCTGAACCTGCTCGACGTAGACGGCACGCTGGTCGAGCTCGGCATTCCCGAGCACCCGATGGAGGTGCCGGCATTCCCGTTGGCGCTCGCGCGCCGCAGCCTGTCCGGCTCGAACATCGGTGGCATCGCCGAAACTCAGGAGATGCTGAACTTCTGCGCCGAGCATGACGTGACGCCCGAAATCGAAGTGATTGCAGCGGATTACGTCAACGAGGCTTACGAGCGGGTGCTGGCCAGCGATGTGCGCTACCGCTTCGTGATCGACACCTCAACCATTTGA